The following proteins are encoded in a genomic region of Thioflexithrix psekupsensis:
- the rluC gene encoding 23S rRNA pseudouridine(955/2504/2580) synthase RluC produces MTAILSKTQVHYLSVSAEQAGQRIDNFLQNQLKNIPKSHIYRILRTGEVRVNKGRIKPTYRVQMGDEIRVPPLQMTETETPSVPHAGILAQLSAAILHEDKQLLVVNKPAGMAVHGGSGVQYGVIEGLRALYPDAPYLELVHRLDRDTSGCLMIARRSSMLRRLHEQLRTGQLHKKYVALAAGRWPNRCHTVDAPLKKNTLQSGERMVRVTEDGKPAVSQFKVLRHFPEHNATWIQVEPLTGRTHQIRVHAAHAGHPLAGDEKYGIDDFNQKMRQLGLKRLFLHAQSLTIDLPDSEYHLEINAPLPPELQQFLDKLQ; encoded by the coding sequence ATGACCGCTATTTTATCTAAAACCCAAGTCCATTATTTATCTGTCAGCGCGGAACAAGCCGGACAACGCATTGATAATTTTTTACAAAATCAATTAAAAAACATTCCCAAAAGTCATATTTATCGCATTTTGCGCACGGGTGAAGTTCGGGTCAATAAAGGACGAATTAAACCCACTTATCGCGTGCAAATGGGTGATGAAATTCGAGTGCCTCCTTTGCAAATGACGGAAACGGAAACGCCCAGCGTGCCTCATGCGGGCATTTTGGCGCAATTGTCCGCGGCCATTTTGCATGAAGATAAGCAGTTATTGGTCGTGAATAAACCCGCGGGCATGGCTGTACACGGCGGCAGTGGGGTGCAATACGGTGTCATTGAAGGTTTGCGGGCATTGTATCCTGATGCACCTTATTTGGAATTGGTGCATCGTTTGGACAGAGATACGTCAGGTTGTTTAATGATTGCGCGTCGATCCAGTATGTTACGACGTTTACATGAACAATTGCGCACGGGACAATTACATAAAAAATATGTTGCTTTAGCCGCAGGACGGTGGCCAAATCGCTGCCATACGGTTGATGCGCCCTTGAAAAAAAATACGTTACAGTCGGGAGAACGTATGGTTCGTGTGACAGAAGACGGCAAACCCGCGGTGAGTCAATTTAAAGTCTTGCGCCATTTTCCCGAACACAACGCCACGTGGATACAAGTAGAACCTTTGACCGGACGCACGCATCAAATTCGTGTCCATGCCGCTCACGCCGGACATCCTTTAGCGGGCGATGAAAAGTATGGGATTGATGATTTTAATCAGAAAATGCGTCAATTGGGCTTAAAACGCCTGTTTTTACACGCGCAATCGCTGACCATCGATCTGCCTGATAGCGAGTACCATTTGGAAATTAACGCGCCTTTACCGCCAGAATTACAGCAATTCTTAGATAAGTTGCAGTAG
- a CDS encoding DNA translocase FtsK, translating to MSQARRQRKLNTATQKLIGHGLREIVLIFFCFMGLYLFVSLLTYYPLDPGWSHSGQVEEVRNKGGVAGALFADIFFYLFGFFAYLFPIMVGYMGWMIYKGRHHDILAEPKNLVVPGIGFILTLSAGCGLAIVHFASEAVLLPSHAGGILGMVVGKSLQGVFSQLGATLLLLALFFTGVTLLTGLSWLKLMDTLGFHTLRFMPVLEKYVLHQFVPWLLHQLKQMGLMIRRVTVLIYTRVSQFLVEKWAAFQERRQNRWEYDDGEEDERDLSDHQEKQPQEAKTPENPEKKSVSGATRVAKKNELMETEADDLPASRPILTKNINMLEDGASLKPVGEVSNSPLIASVSVKKALLADPHGLTLPAHVPAVQDSVLIEWLKSAFSTLGHSIQVRATHPGPVLVGFEIEFDSTFNSAELNAFIPDLATALSVNRVKMIETAPNHFALELPNPNRQIIPLAQLFNSALWQQASVATLVVGQNSVGETVLLELNRVPHLIIAGVDAEECHTFLDTLLVSLLVKNTPEYLRFVLFSGEKQYLSHYHDIPHLLVPLIEDVATLLPILQWCVKEMERRYRLMAKHHVRNIERYNEVWLHNQTEVPNEQGDSVKEQDDFLPYLVIVIPEISELTLSPMNQSIEEPISQLTQKARAAGLHLILATQFPSINVITGLLKANIPTRIALKVESKTESRHILGQLGAECLLGQGDMLYLSPGTGMPVRLHGAYVSRQETEQLLTDLRKRAGDPHYFSIPSAE from the coding sequence GTGAGCCAAGCCCGCCGTCAACGAAAATTAAATACCGCTACGCAAAAACTGATCGGCCACGGATTGCGCGAAATTGTGCTGATCTTTTTTTGTTTCATGGGATTATACCTATTTGTCAGCTTATTGACCTATTATCCTTTAGACCCCGGTTGGTCGCACAGCGGACAAGTCGAAGAAGTCCGTAATAAAGGCGGAGTGGCTGGTGCCTTATTCGCTGATATTTTCTTTTATTTATTTGGTTTTTTTGCTTATTTATTTCCCATTATGGTGGGTTATATGGGGTGGATGATTTATAAAGGTCGTCACCATGATATTTTAGCCGAGCCGAAAAATTTAGTGGTGCCGGGTATTGGTTTTATTTTAACCTTGAGTGCGGGCTGTGGATTAGCGATTGTGCATTTTGCTTCGGAAGCGGTGTTATTACCAAGCCATGCGGGGGGCATTTTAGGCATGGTGGTGGGGAAAAGTTTGCAGGGTGTTTTTAGTCAATTGGGGGCGACGTTATTATTATTGGCATTATTTTTTACAGGGGTGACATTATTAACGGGTTTATCGTGGTTAAAATTAATGGATACTTTAGGTTTTCATACCTTGCGTTTTATGCCCGTGTTAGAAAAATATGTGTTGCATCAATTTGTGCCGTGGTTATTACATCAATTAAAACAAATGGGCTTAATGATTCGCCGGGTTACTGTTTTAATTTATACTCGCGTGTCGCAGTTTCTCGTTGAGAAATGGGCGGCGTTTCAAGAGCGTCGTCAGAATCGTTGGGAGTATGACGATGGGGAAGAGGACGAGCGCGATCTGTCTGATCATCAGGAAAAACAGCCGCAAGAGGCTAAAACTCCCGAAAACCCAGAAAAAAAATCAGTTTCCGGAGCCACACGAGTGGCAAAAAAAAATGAATTGATGGAAACTGAAGCCGATGATCTACCCGCCAGCCGTCCCATTTTAACTAAAAATATCAATATGTTAGAGGATGGCGCATCTTTAAAGCCCGTCGGTGAAGTGTCAAATTCTCCGCTGATCGCTTCGGTTTCTGTGAAAAAAGCCCTGTTGGCAGACCCGCATGGTTTGACTTTACCTGCGCATGTCCCTGCGGTGCAAGACAGTGTGTTGATTGAGTGGTTAAAATCGGCATTTTCTACTTTGGGGCATTCTATCCAAGTGCGTGCGACCCATCCGGGACCTGTATTGGTGGGATTTGAAATTGAATTTGACTCAACATTTAATAGTGCGGAATTAAATGCGTTTATTCCTGATTTAGCCACGGCTTTGTCGGTGAATCGGGTAAAAATGATAGAAACTGCGCCCAATCATTTCGCCTTAGAATTACCCAATCCGAATCGTCAAATTATCCCATTGGCGCAATTGTTTAATAGTGCATTATGGCAGCAGGCTTCTGTGGCCACATTAGTGGTTGGACAGAATTCAGTGGGAGAAACGGTGTTATTAGAATTAAACCGTGTTCCTCATTTGATCATTGCGGGTGTGGATGCAGAAGAATGCCATACTTTCTTAGACACTTTATTAGTCAGTTTATTGGTGAAAAATACACCAGAATATTTGCGTTTTGTTCTATTCAGTGGTGAGAAACAGTATTTAAGCCATTATCATGATATTCCCCATTTATTAGTGCCGTTAATTGAAGATGTGGCGACATTATTACCGATTTTACAATGGTGTGTTAAAGAAATGGAGCGGCGTTATCGTTTAATGGCTAAACATCATGTGCGCAATATTGAACGTTATAATGAAGTGTGGTTGCACAACCAAACTGAAGTGCCAAATGAGCAGGGAGATAGTGTAAAAGAACAGGATGATTTTTTACCTTATTTGGTCATTGTGATTCCTGAAATTTCTGAATTAACCTTGTCCCCAATGAATCAGTCGATTGAAGAGCCAATCAGCCAATTGACCCAAAAAGCCAGAGCCGCAGGTTTGCATTTAATTCTGGCCACACAATTTCCTTCAATTAATGTCATTACAGGCTTATTAAAAGCGAATATTCCCACGCGAATTGCGTTAAAAGTGGAGAGTAAAACAGAATCACGCCACATTCTGGGACAGTTAGGCGCGGAATGTTTGTTGGGACAAGGGGATATGTTGTATTTAAGTCCGGGGACAGGGATGCCAGTGCGCTTGCATGGGGCTTATGTCAGCCGTCAAGAAACGGAACAATTGCTGACTGATCTGCGAAAACGTGCAGGCGATCCCCATTATTTTTCTATTCCATCAGCCGAATAA
- a CDS encoding glycosyltransferase, translating to MATLVIATQGTLGDHLPYFALGRLLQTRGHQVRMAVNPAMLTLAAESGLTAVPCGILMGETEARRGATDWDELQYSIAEQIPQWQAFCRREIPLAFAQLCEICADADVLICAYQRHTLAALTAARTGIAWLTTSLMPALHCAPPSPERAALGEALTHTLAEIITELGVTPNWEQPAQRRQAILAASPHFSQVSAVHAFYTQTGFWFYDDLHQKTQDHADLYAFLQRYPEPLVLSFSSLPLQHPAEVLALHVRAAAQLGRGLIVQRGWANFHADLLPDDCDNNAVFFSDFLPHPWLFSRAAAVIHHGGIGTIANAIRQSCPMLVEPYGNDQFFNARQVVAHGIGAAAHPHKITVNGLIRLLEQKVLTPHCRAQVQDLAVKINAENGLQMACERIESWFC from the coding sequence ATGGCAACTCTAGTTATTGCAACACAAGGAACGTTAGGCGACCATTTACCCTATTTTGCCTTGGGTCGTTTGCTCCAAACGCGGGGGCATCAAGTGCGTATGGCCGTCAATCCTGCCATGCTCACCTTAGCGGCTGAGTCGGGGTTAACTGCTGTGCCGTGTGGAATTTTAATGGGGGAAACGGAAGCACGACGCGGAGCGACAGATTGGGATGAGCTTCAATATTCAATAGCAGAACAGATTCCACAATGGCAGGCATTTTGTAGGCGCGAAATTCCGCTTGCTTTTGCGCAATTGTGTGAAATCTGCGCGGATGCAGATGTACTGATTTGCGCTTACCAACGCCATACTTTAGCGGCTTTGACCGCGGCGCGGACAGGGATAGCTTGGTTGACCACTTCGCTCATGCCTGCCTTGCATTGTGCGCCACCGTCGCCTGAGCGTGCGGCATTGGGAGAGGCACTGACGCACACTTTAGCAGAAATCATCACTGAATTAGGTGTTACACCGAATTGGGAGCAACCCGCACAACGCAGGCAAGCCATTCTTGCTGCCAGTCCTCATTTTTCCCAAGTCAGTGCGGTACATGCGTTTTATACGCAAACAGGCTTTTGGTTTTACGATGACTTGCATCAGAAAACACAAGATCATGCCGATTTGTACGCTTTTTTACAGCGTTATCCTGAACCGTTGGTGTTGTCGTTTAGCAGTTTACCGTTGCAACATCCTGCCGAAGTGCTGGCCTTGCATGTTCGTGCGGCGGCGCAATTGGGACGGGGTTTAATTGTGCAACGCGGTTGGGCGAATTTTCACGCGGATTTATTGCCTGATGATTGCGATAATAACGCGGTATTTTTTAGCGATTTTTTGCCGCATCCGTGGTTATTTTCCCGTGCGGCGGCCGTGATTCATCACGGCGGTATTGGTACAATTGCCAACGCGATACGCCAAAGTTGTCCCATGTTGGTAGAACCTTATGGCAACGATCAATTTTTTAATGCGCGCCAAGTCGTCGCACATGGCATCGGTGCTGCCGCTCATCCGCATAAAATAACCGTTAATGGCTTAATTCGATTATTAGAACAAAAAGTGCTTACGCCGCATTGCCGCGCTCAGGTACAAGATTTAGCAGTTAAAATTAATGCTGAAAACGGTTTACAAATGGCTTGTGAACGGATTGAAAGCTGGTTTTGCTAA
- a CDS encoding ABC-three component system middle component 8 yields the protein MLRPTKHSHPDKTVIYVSFLLLEYLKKQRVENYSALLNYAKESVNGGDVLFLPALNFLFIMGLIDYRPKTDAVEYIGKNETL from the coding sequence ATGCTGAGACCGACTAAACATTCACATCCTGATAAAACAGTGATTTATGTTTCATTTTTATTGTTAGAATATCTTAAAAAACAACGAGTAGAAAATTATTCTGCTCTGCTAAATTATGCAAAAGAATCAGTTAATGGTGGAGATGTTTTATTTTTACCTGCATTAAATTTTCTTTTCATTATGGGCTTAATTGACTATCGCCCTAAAACCGACGCAGTGGAATATATAGGAAAAAATGAAACTCTCTAA
- a CDS encoding glycosyltransferase encodes MATLVISSTGTLGDHLPYVALGERLQQRGHQVRMALRPSMLGYASELGLATYACGTELTEETARSRALDWDEWQAPSVPIAQQVAIMQQRILNEMPVILNELEVACAGADLLICGFQRHLFGTLLAQKIKLPWIAASVTPKFQCLEPNAQEVSNTQVLRDWFMPALNTMCEQNGIVPPMNGLDAEKNPRSLLGASAYFAPTAPSYAHYQACGFWFYASPAWQRWQPDEALRRFMEAGDPPLYLSFSSIPVVNPRQVLALHVRAAAQLGLRLVVQRGCANFHADFLPDDCDPKQVQFVDFLPQDWLLPRTAAIIHHGGVGTLARALRHDCPMLIEPLGNDQFFNATRILKLQVGAAAHPHQITADSLARILERKVLNEQTRQHARILGEKIRAEEGATVACEWIESWL; translated from the coding sequence ATGGCAACTCTTGTGATTTCTAGCACTGGCACGCTGGGTGATCATTTACCCTATGTTGCCTTAGGCGAGCGTTTGCAGCAACGTGGGCATCAAGTACGAATGGCGTTGCGGCCGTCTATGCTCGGTTATGCCAGTGAATTGGGTTTGGCAACGTATGCGTGTGGCACAGAACTCACGGAAGAAACCGCTCGCTCTCGTGCGTTAGATTGGGATGAATGGCAAGCTCCCTCTGTTCCTATCGCGCAACAAGTTGCCATCATGCAGCAGCGAATTTTGAATGAAATGCCTGTGATTTTGAACGAGTTAGAAGTGGCGTGTGCGGGTGCGGATTTGCTGATTTGTGGTTTTCAACGGCATTTATTTGGGACATTGTTGGCGCAAAAAATCAAGTTGCCATGGATTGCGGCTTCAGTCACGCCCAAATTCCAATGTCTTGAACCCAATGCACAAGAAGTTAGCAATACTCAAGTATTGCGTGACTGGTTCATGCCTGCGTTAAATACAATGTGTGAACAAAACGGGATTGTGCCACCGATGAATGGGTTAGATGCCGAGAAAAATCCGCGGTCATTGTTGGGTGCCAGTGCTTATTTTGCGCCGACTGCGCCCAGTTATGCGCATTATCAGGCGTGTGGTTTTTGGTTTTATGCGTCTCCTGCTTGGCAACGGTGGCAGCCCGATGAAGCATTGCGTCGTTTTATGGAAGCGGGCGATCCTCCGTTGTATCTCAGTTTTAGCAGTATTCCTGTGGTGAATCCGCGCCAGGTTTTAGCCCTGCATGTGCGGGCTGCGGCGCAATTGGGACTGCGTTTGGTGGTACAACGGGGATGTGCCAATTTTCACGCGGATTTTTTGCCAGATGACTGTGATCCAAAGCAGGTGCAGTTTGTTGATTTTTTACCCCAAGATTGGTTATTGCCGCGCACGGCCGCCATTATTCATCATGGCGGGGTTGGCACGTTGGCGCGGGCGTTGCGGCATGATTGTCCGATGTTAATTGAGCCGCTTGGGAATGATCAGTTTTTTAATGCCACCCGAATTTTAAAATTACAAGTCGGTGCTGCCGCCCATCCCCATCAGATCACTGCCGACAGTTTGGCGCGAATTTTAGAGCGCAAAGTGTTAAACGAACAAACTCGACAACATGCCCGTATTTTAGGGGAAAAAATCCGCGCTGAAGAGGGCGCAACAGTGGCGTGTGAATGGATTGAGTCTTGGTTGTAA
- a CDS encoding ABC-three component system protein, protein MQGFSKGKDGGRDAKFVGTAEIFPSKSAPWQGTVIIQAKHTNGHNRNFLESDFFSVESKSNIIAKEIPKIKNLKDNKQLDHYMLFSNRKLSAIAESEIRTHISTKCGIPEESIYLCGVEQLESYLKTFPDVPKRANLDPINSPLIVSPDDLAEIVEALARNTNIVREYIEHPPTPRISYEEKNRLNNMSDEYATALRKKYLKETEQIRNFLSAPENIEYTQKYETVIDEFNFKIIAKRRDYQLFDDVMNYLTDLLFNRDPVLKKNQKLTRTVLFYMYWNCDIGEKSDAETD, encoded by the coding sequence GTGCAAGGCTTTTCTAAAGGAAAAGATGGTGGGCGAGATGCTAAATTCGTAGGTACAGCGGAAATTTTCCCTAGTAAATCCGCTCCTTGGCAGGGAACAGTTATCATACAAGCCAAACATACCAACGGACATAACAGAAATTTTTTGGAATCTGATTTTTTTAGTGTTGAAAGCAAAAGCAACATCATTGCAAAAGAAATTCCCAAAATTAAAAATCTAAAGGACAATAAACAACTAGATCACTATATGTTATTTTCTAATAGGAAATTAAGTGCTATTGCGGAGAGCGAAATTCGCACACATATCTCTACAAAGTGCGGGATTCCAGAGGAGTCTATTTATCTTTGCGGTGTAGAGCAATTAGAGAGTTATTTGAAAACTTTTCCAGATGTCCCTAAACGCGCAAATCTTGATCCAATAAACTCACCACTAATTGTTAGTCCTGATGATTTAGCCGAAATTGTTGAAGCGTTAGCAAGAAATACAAATATAGTTCGAGAATATATTGAACACCCTCCGACACCACGTATTTCTTATGAGGAGAAAAATAGGCTCAATAATATGAGTGATGAATATGCTACAGCTCTACGAAAAAAGTATTTAAAGGAAACAGAGCAGATTAGAAATTTTTTGTCTGCACCAGAAAATATTGAATATACTCAGAAATATGAAACCGTTATTGACGAGTTTAATTTTAAAATCATTGCTAAACGCAGAGATTACCAACTTTTTGATGACGTGATGAATTATCTTACTGATTTGCTTTTTAACCGCGATCCTGTCTTAAAAAAGAACCAAAAATTAACTAGAACCGTGCTTTTTTATATGTATTGGAACTGCGATATTGGAGAAAAGAGCGATGCTGAGACCGACTAA
- a CDS encoding DUF2326 domain-containing protein encodes MIAFNKAITDERRAYLLEEKDEIETELKRINDELDRLGKQRSDILSFLSDTNVFDKYKQVTDELVTLKADITSLERQLDFLHRLQELRSEIRLLSEEKGHLQSKIEQDVEQQNSDSTSLFSLIRRFFSEIVEEVIDRKALLTVSPNKEGHLEFKAEILDDSGNSTSADKGHTYKKLLCMAFDLAIIRAHHDKKFPRFVYHDGVFETLDNRKKENLLNVIRRYTDFGIQHIITLIDSDLPIRNNKDCPVFDGDEIILLLHDENQQGRIFKMREW; translated from the coding sequence TTGATTGCTTTTAATAAAGCGATTACTGATGAAAGACGTGCGTATCTCTTGGAAGAAAAGGACGAAATAGAAACCGAATTAAAGCGTATTAATGATGAACTAGATCGTTTAGGTAAACAGCGTTCGGATATTTTATCTTTTTTGAGCGATACAAATGTCTTTGATAAATACAAACAAGTTACCGATGAGTTAGTTACCTTAAAAGCGGATATAACCTCACTTGAACGACAACTCGATTTTTTACATCGCCTACAAGAATTACGCTCTGAAATTAGGTTATTGAGTGAAGAGAAAGGGCATTTACAATCTAAGATAGAACAAGATGTAGAGCAACAGAATTCAGATTCAACCAGTCTTTTTTCCTTAATTAGAAGATTCTTTAGTGAAATCGTTGAGGAAGTTATTGATAGAAAAGCATTGCTGACTGTTTCGCCAAACAAAGAGGGACATCTTGAGTTTAAAGCTGAAATTCTTGATGATTCAGGCAATTCTACCAGTGCGGACAAGGGGCATACTTACAAGAAGTTACTTTGTATGGCGTTTGATTTAGCTATTATTAGAGCGCATCATGATAAAAAATTTCCACGCTTTGTTTATCATGATGGTGTGTTTGAAACTTTAGATAATCGTAAAAAAGAAAACTTGCTCAATGTAATTAGACGATATACTGATTTTGGAATTCAGCATATCATTACATTAATTGATTCTGATCTTCCCATACGGAATAATAAGGATTGTCCCGTATTTGATGGAGATGAAATAATTTTGTTATTGCATGATGAAAATCAACAGGGCAGGATTTTTAAAATGAGAGAATGGTAA
- the iscX gene encoding Fe-S cluster assembly protein IscX — translation MNTNAGLKWTDVQDIAVELAEHHPEVDPQYVNFPDMHQWICQLREFSDDPQRSNEKILEAIQAAWIEEVS, via the coding sequence ATGAATACAAACGCAGGTTTAAAGTGGACAGATGTACAAGATATTGCTGTTGAATTGGCGGAACACCACCCGGAGGTTGATCCACAATACGTTAATTTTCCTGACATGCACCAGTGGATTTGTCAATTGCGCGAATTTAGCGACGACCCGCAGCGTTCCAATGAGAAAATTCTGGAAGCCATCCAAGCCGCTTGGATAGAAGAAGTCAGCTAA
- the rnr gene encoding ribonuclease R encodes MVTRRKKEKSSPKADSPSPARSRPKRNAPVLPDVDPFLSREQEKYEKPIPSREFIMMRLAHVGVPMTLPMIADDLKLHGEEQLEALRRRLRAMEREGQVIRNRRGGYGLAEKMDLVRGRIIAHPEGFGFLVPDDGSDDLYLPEAQMRSLLHGDRVLVSPAGLDRRGRREAVLVDVLERHNSDVIGRFFNKGGVCFVEPNNRRLHQDIVVATESCRHVESGQIVVVRLTQQPTKNRPPFGEIVQVVGEHRAPGMEIDIAIRSHELPHEWPEEVLQELPKLSLDISDTIPDRFVEGRPCQRENMRHLPFVTIDGEDSRDFDDAVYCEPRGKGWRLRVAIADVSAYVKPGTALDEHAKKRGNSVYFPNRVIPMLPEILSNELCSLNPHVDRLALVCDMQIDCYGNVRKTQFFEAVICSSARLTYTQVAKVLAGETDQFPYPELLPHIDHLHQLFRLLLKRRQRRGAIEFETTETRIIFDEQQKIQEIVAVTRNDAHRLIEEMMLAANVATADFLVEREMPLLFRNHEGPNAEKLTDLRQFLGGLALRLAGKDAPTALHYAKLVERIQDRPDKQLIQTVLLRSLRMAFYSPINLGHFGLAYPAYTHFTSPIRRYPDLLVHRAIKHCLREKTPEKFNYAQHELESLGEHCSMTERRADEATRDAIDWLKCDFMRDKVGQIYEGMVYSVTSFGLFVQLDGIFIEGLLHVTALRNDYYHFDPARHCLYGERSGTIYRLSDRLKVRVMRVDVDERKIDFELVS; translated from the coding sequence ATGGTTACACGTAGAAAGAAAGAAAAATCATCCCCTAAGGCTGACTCCCCAAGCCCTGCCCGTTCGCGTCCTAAACGTAACGCGCCTGTGCTTCCCGATGTTGATCCGTTTCTCAGTCGGGAGCAGGAAAAATACGAAAAACCCATTCCCAGCCGCGAATTTATCATGATGCGTCTGGCACACGTTGGCGTGCCAATGACTTTGCCGATGATCGCCGACGACCTCAAGCTGCATGGCGAAGAACAGTTAGAAGCCCTGCGGCGACGTTTACGGGCGATGGAACGAGAAGGGCAAGTGATACGCAATAGACGCGGCGGCTATGGTTTAGCGGAGAAAATGGACTTAGTACGCGGCCGAATTATTGCGCATCCTGAAGGATTTGGCTTTTTAGTGCCAGATGATGGCAGCGATGATTTGTATTTACCCGAAGCGCAAATGCGTAGTTTATTACATGGTGATCGGGTGTTGGTGAGTCCGGCGGGCTTGGATCGGCGCGGACGACGCGAGGCCGTATTAGTCGATGTGTTGGAACGACACAATTCCGATGTCATCGGGCGTTTTTTTAATAAAGGCGGCGTTTGCTTCGTTGAACCGAATAATCGACGTTTACATCAAGATATTGTGGTGGCCACCGAAAGTTGTCGCCATGTGGAATCGGGGCAAATTGTGGTGGTGCGTTTGACCCAACAACCGACTAAAAATCGTCCCCCTTTTGGTGAAATTGTCCAAGTGGTCGGCGAACATCGTGCGCCCGGTATGGAAATTGATATTGCGATTCGCAGTCACGAATTACCTCACGAATGGCCAGAAGAGGTCTTGCAAGAATTACCCAAATTATCGTTAGACATTTCTGATACGATTCCTGATCGCTTTGTAGAAGGTCGGCCGTGTCAGCGGGAAAATATGCGTCATTTGCCGTTTGTTACGATTGATGGCGAGGATTCCAGAGATTTTGACGATGCGGTTTATTGCGAGCCGCGAGGCAAAGGCTGGCGACTTCGGGTAGCAATTGCCGATGTGTCGGCGTATGTGAAGCCCGGCACGGCCTTAGATGAACACGCAAAAAAACGGGGAAATTCGGTTTATTTTCCCAATCGCGTGATTCCGATGTTGCCTGAAATTTTGTCTAATGAGTTGTGTTCACTGAATCCACACGTGGATCGACTGGCTTTAGTGTGCGACATGCAGATTGATTGTTACGGCAATGTGCGCAAAACGCAATTTTTTGAAGCCGTCATTTGTTCATCGGCACGCCTCACTTATACCCAAGTGGCGAAAGTTTTGGCGGGAGAAACGGATCAATTTCCTTATCCTGAATTATTGCCGCATATTGATCATTTACATCAATTATTTCGCCTGTTATTAAAACGCCGTCAACGTCGCGGAGCCATTGAATTTGAAACCACAGAAACGCGGATCATTTTTGATGAGCAACAAAAGATACAAGAAATTGTTGCCGTTACGCGCAATGATGCCCACCGTTTAATTGAAGAAATGATGTTAGCGGCCAATGTGGCCACGGCGGATTTTTTAGTGGAACGGGAAATGCCGTTATTATTCCGCAATCACGAAGGGCCAAATGCGGAGAAATTAACCGATTTACGCCAATTTTTAGGGGGTTTGGCCTTGCGTTTAGCGGGAAAAGATGCGCCCACCGCGTTGCATTATGCGAAATTGGTGGAACGCATCCAAGATCGTCCTGATAAACAATTGATTCAAACGGTGTTATTACGCAGTTTACGCATGGCTTTTTACAGTCCTATTAATTTAGGTCATTTTGGTTTAGCTTATCCTGCTTATACTCATTTTACCTCGCCTATTAGACGTTATCCTGACTTATTGGTTCATCGTGCCATTAAACATTGTTTAAGAGAAAAAACGCCTGAAAAATTTAATTATGCACAACATGAATTAGAATCTTTGGGTGAACATTGTTCTATGACTGAGCGTCGGGCTGATGAGGCCACTCGTGATGCGATAGATTGGTTAAAATGTGATTTTATGCGCGATAAAGTGGGGCAAATCTACGAAGGCATGGTGTATAGCGTGACATCGTTTGGTTTGTTTGTGCAGTTGGATGGGATATTTATCGAAGGTCTGTTACATGTCACTGCGTTGCGCAATGATTACTATCACTTTGATCCTGCAAGACATTGTTTGTATGGCGAGCGGTCGGGGACAATTTACCGTCTATCGGATCGGCTTAAAGTGCGCGTTATGCGGGTGGATGTGGATGAACGTAAAATTGATTTTGAATTGGTGTCTTAA
- the coq7 gene encoding 2-polyprenyl-3-methyl-6-methoxy-1,4-benzoquinone monooxygenase, which translates to MQRKYSPLDDLIINFDQAVRTVFGEPLSTGRADPSQNLMDGEMDAAEKQLSARLMRINHAGEVAAQALYQGQALTARSVQVQENMKRSALEEHDHLRWCQQRVTDLGSHVSFLNPVWYLGSFTIGSVAGMVGDKWSLGFVAETERQVVAHINDHLSRLPEPDQKSRAILEQMRQDEAHHATVAVKHGGVPLPKPIPWLMQQMSKVMTRTAYWV; encoded by the coding sequence ATGCAACGTAAATACAGTCCTTTAGACGATTTAATTATCAATTTTGATCAAGCCGTGCGCACGGTATTTGGAGAGCCACTTAGCACTGGCCGTGCCGATCCCAGTCAAAACCTAATGGATGGCGAAATGGACGCGGCTGAAAAACAATTATCTGCCCGTTTAATGCGCATTAATCACGCAGGCGAAGTGGCCGCACAAGCCTTGTATCAAGGGCAGGCGTTGACGGCGCGCAGCGTGCAGGTTCAAGAAAATATGAAACGTTCTGCACTGGAAGAACATGATCATTTGCGTTGGTGTCAGCAGCGCGTGACAGATTTGGGCAGTCACGTGAGTTTTCTCAATCCTGTGTGGTATTTAGGATCATTTACTATTGGTAGCGTGGCGGGAATGGTGGGAGATAAATGGAGTTTAGGTTTTGTTGCAGAGACGGAACGCCAAGTGGTCGCGCACATTAATGATCATTTATCCCGTCTTCCTGAACCCGATCAAAAAAGTCGCGCTATTTTAGAACAAATGCGTCAAGACGAAGCCCATCACGCCACGGTTGCCGTTAAACACGGCGGCGTTCCTCTGCCCAAACCGATTCCTTGGTTAATGCAGCAAATGTCAAAAGTAATGACGCGGACGGCGTATTGGGTTTGA